Proteins encoded within one genomic window of Armatimonadota bacterium:
- a CDS encoding efflux RND transporter periplasmic adaptor subunit, with protein sequence MKEQIKIWGSRILGLAIIVFAIQHWGVPLYRQYFSPKKVEVYIPTTRVKQGPFTISFPAIGTLEAEKSVAVTAGISGKIIYLINDGAMVSQGDLIALLDSKDIEREIRTKKLEARNAEAEVMRAQAELQLLQEANKTDLMQAQAQLDFDKNELKLAKDELAKMERLLAEKLVTGEQVEQARGEVRSKELAVMKGEAQLELKKKECESKEKQKMADVKNVEFRKGLADEALAEAEDDREKTRIRAPAAGLVVLTEDWMGDGRRKLQEGDNVRPQQTICRLPDLSKMMVKVRVGEADAPRVRLDMPVLIRLEAVPNKVFHGRVVSISSLATELSPWEGGTPGKKDFEVKVSVKENNPRLIKPGMTANLEFIVDQIKNATYIPIEAVVEQGNKTFVYVKSGGKFTRVPIKTGKYNDNFVCVTKGLKKGQIIALRDPTRELELQEAGSTAPGVTTQEPATPPVPKAKKE encoded by the coding sequence ATGAAAGAGCAAATAAAAATTTGGGGAAGCCGTATTCTTGGGTTAGCAATCATTGTCTTTGCAATACAGCACTGGGGAGTGCCGCTTTATCGACAGTACTTTTCCCCGAAAAAGGTAGAAGTCTATATCCCTACCACTAGGGTAAAACAAGGCCCATTCACAATTAGTTTTCCAGCCATAGGAACTCTAGAAGCAGAGAAGTCGGTTGCAGTTACCGCTGGCATAAGCGGCAAGATCATTTACCTTATTAACGATGGTGCAATGGTCTCTCAAGGTGACCTAATAGCACTCCTAGATAGCAAAGACATCGAGCGCGAGATTCGCACTAAAAAGTTGGAAGCAAGGAATGCAGAGGCGGAAGTAATGCGGGCGCAAGCAGAGTTGCAACTTCTCCAAGAAGCAAACAAGACCGACCTTATGCAAGCCCAGGCTCAGCTTGACTTCGACAAGAACGAACTAAAGCTTGCAAAAGACGAGCTTGCAAAAATGGAAAGACTTCTTGCTGAAAAGCTTGTGACGGGCGAACAGGTTGAGCAGGCAAGAGGCGAGGTTCGCTCTAAGGAGCTGGCCGTCATGAAAGGCGAGGCCCAACTTGAATTAAAGAAAAAAGAATGCGAGTCCAAGGAAAAGCAAAAAATGGCAGACGTTAAAAATGTGGAGTTTCGCAAGGGCCTAGCTGATGAAGCGCTGGCAGAGGCAGAAGATGACCGAGAAAAAACTCGCATTAGAGCGCCGGCGGCTGGTTTGGTTGTTTTGACAGAAGATTGGATGGGAGACGGCCGCCGCAAGCTTCAAGAAGGAGACAATGTAAGGCCCCAACAAACAATTTGCCGCTTGCCTGACCTATCTAAAATGATGGTGAAAGTTCGCGTAGGCGAAGCTGATGCTCCAAGAGTACGCCTTGACATGCCCGTGCTTATTCGGCTTGAGGCTGTGCCGAATAAGGTCTTCCACGGCCGAGTCGTTAGCATATCAAGCCTTGCTACCGAGCTATCGCCATGGGAAGGCGGCACGCCGGGAAAAAAGGACTTCGAGGTTAAGGTTTCTGTAAAAGAGAATAATCCCCGCCTTATCAAACCTGGCATGACTGCAAACCTAGAATTTATAGTAGACCAAATTAAGAATGCTACTTACATCCCGATTGAAGCGGTAGTCGAGCAGGGGAACAAAACGTTTGTCTACGTTAAATCAGGTGGCAAATTCACTCGCGTTCCCATAAAAACCGGCAAGTATAATGACAATTTTGTGTGCGTCACCAAGGGATTGAAAAAAGGGCAGATAATCGCCCTCCGTGATCCAACACGAGAGCTTGAGTTACAAGAGGCAGGCAGCACAGCGCCAGGCGTGACCACACAAGAGCCTGCAACACCGCCAGTTCCAAAAGCGAAAAAGGAGTAG
- a CDS encoding zf-HC2 domain-containing protein, whose protein sequence is MRCKKARILASAAIDGELSEREKRLLEQHFAECPACREEHTTLVALRKTMALWEDKEPSPWLAENFAHKLERFMAGQECPATRKPHWAIGVATAGLVATLLAFGFFLTSRPEPPSEPLSHPDKRPAIVQATKTPAKPETANSLKGQNHAATKSHPVQATVLNTREGKQHKPKVAQTIIAKRSPHPTLAEGLQSKAADKIAEEKPSEAEILHSIVAAQKSHEEASVVVASNLGVTGMTMNETLEILRGTLQKTADILAERTNSENINTAIEEGGTL, encoded by the coding sequence ATGAGATGTAAAAAAGCTAGAATTCTGGCCTCTGCTGCAATAGACGGCGAGCTTTCGGAACGTGAAAAGCGCCTTCTGGAGCAACACTTTGCCGAATGTCCGGCATGTCGTGAAGAGCATACCACGCTTGTTGCTCTGCGCAAAACCATGGCGCTTTGGGAAGATAAGGAACCTTCGCCTTGGCTAGCGGAGAACTTCGCCCATAAGCTAGAAAGGTTCATGGCGGGGCAGGAATGCCCTGCAACCCGCAAGCCTCATTGGGCTATAGGAGTCGCCACAGCGGGACTTGTTGCGACGCTACTAGCATTTGGCTTCTTTTTGACTAGCCGTCCTGAGCCGCCATCTGAGCCGCTATCACATCCAGACAAAAGGCCTGCTATTGTCCAGGCAACAAAGACTCCTGCAAAACCGGAAACGGCAAATTCGCTCAAAGGTCAAAATCATGCGGCAACAAAATCACATCCAGTACAGGCAACTGTACTAAATACAAGAGAAGGCAAACAACATAAACCCAAAGTTGCTCAAACCATCATTGCCAAAAGGAGCCCACATCCCACTCTTGCTGAAGGCTTGCAAAGTAAAGCCGCAGACAAAATCGCTGAAGAAAAGCCATCGGAAGCTGAAATTTTGCACAGCATTGTTGCCGCACAAAAATCACATGAAGAGGCAAGCGTAGTAGTCGCATCCAATCTAGGAGTAACAGGAATGACAATGAACGAGACTTTAGAAATATTGAGAGGTACCCTTCAAAAAACAGCTGACATTCTAGCAGAGCGAACGAATAGCGAAAACATAAATACGGCCATAGAAGAAGGAGGCACACTGTGA
- a CDS encoding ABC transporter permease yields the protein MGILAAIHTGLTELLSHKLRSILTMLGVIFGVAAVIAMVSIGEGAKQEALEQIRLMGIDVVHVRRALISGELLEKAQERSPYGLKYSDTESIREVCDYAKHVVPLREVFADVKIGDKPVPVKIVGTTPEYIYVTRTKLQTGRFLNNIDMRENRPVCVLGAAARRELFGFDDPIGKNIKIGRRLFRVVGLMEPKEVGAAKAFAALRDLNSDVYIPITISLIDFKISSQEAVPSDYILLRQLSRRLMARPNKADNPITEIIIQVENDAATVPTASVIRSVLHRQHRGIRDYEIIIPAELLRQSQQTQRIFNIVMAAIASISLLVGGIGIMNIMLATVTQRTREIGIRRCIGATRWDIIRQFMLEALVITCAGGLIGVFLGIGGARAISVYANWNTVVSMQAIIVSFGVSAMVGVIFGMYPAIRAAMVDPIEALRYS from the coding sequence ATGGGAATCCTTGCAGCGATCCACACTGGTCTCACAGAGCTACTCTCCCACAAGTTACGCTCAATCCTCACAATGCTGGGCGTAATCTTCGGAGTAGCCGCTGTAATTGCCATGGTTTCCATTGGGGAGGGAGCAAAGCAAGAAGCCCTTGAGCAAATTCGTTTAATGGGCATCGACGTCGTCCACGTAAGACGGGCTCTGATATCCGGCGAGCTATTAGAAAAAGCGCAGGAGCGTTCGCCATATGGGTTAAAATACTCCGATACAGAAAGCATCAGGGAAGTTTGCGACTATGCAAAGCACGTTGTACCTCTTAGAGAGGTTTTCGCCGACGTCAAGATTGGCGATAAACCTGTTCCTGTCAAAATAGTAGGCACAACTCCCGAGTATATATACGTAACACGCACCAAACTCCAGACAGGGCGCTTTCTTAACAATATAGATATGCGAGAAAATCGCCCGGTCTGTGTGCTGGGAGCGGCCGCCCGGAGGGAGCTTTTCGGATTCGACGACCCAATTGGCAAAAATATCAAAATAGGAAGGCGACTATTTCGCGTAGTCGGTCTAATGGAGCCCAAAGAAGTAGGTGCGGCTAAAGCATTTGCAGCCCTCCGGGATTTAAATTCAGACGTTTACATTCCGATTACTATTTCTCTTATTGACTTTAAGATTAGCTCTCAGGAAGCGGTACCATCGGATTATATTTTACTGCGACAGCTCTCCAGAAGGCTGATGGCACGCCCAAATAAGGCAGACAACCCGATTACAGAAATCATAATTCAAGTTGAAAACGATGCCGCTACTGTGCCAACTGCTTCTGTTATCCGTTCTGTACTTCATCGCCAACATCGCGGAATTCGTGACTATGAAATTATCATACCTGCAGAACTACTTCGCCAAAGCCAGCAAACTCAGCGGATATTTAATATTGTTATGGCAGCCATCGCAAGCATCTCGCTCCTTGTCGGTGGTATTGGAATTATGAATATTATGCTCGCTACTGTTACTCAGCGAACGCGCGAGATCGGCATCAGGCGATGCATTGGAGCAACTAGATGGGACATTATCCGCCAATTTATGCTAGAAGCTCTGGTTATCACCTGCGCAGGCGGATTGATTGGCGTATTTCTAGGAATCGGGGGCGCGAGAGCCATATCAGTTTATGCTAATTGGAACACTGTTGTATCCATGCAGGCAATCATCGTCTCTTTTGGCGTCTCAGCAATGGTTGGGGTTATCTTTGGGATGTACCCAGCTATCAGAGCGGCTATGGTAGACCCGATAGAAGCACTCCGTTACTCTTAA
- a CDS encoding TolC family protein has translation MRHPVFAILLIVLIMIAVMIGAQAETVPEKLSVADAVKLALTANVNLKSAKSNQLTALSRLRVAELLTSYYVGANTSFERMPGESELSNSIFGSLGYENMMGTEASLNISPFASGNESSSVDLSIRHPLTRRKGLLSPKADKVLTAQSEMIIQDKELYRTQQSTVLDVIRAYFKAIEAREQVKVQEKALELVEQSARFAKRREEAGFARGIDVYRAEVQVQQTRERLNSQREAAKAAIDRLMLAIGVGIGKTPELIDPVPEVNPEVPTLEEAIAQALKNRVELSVYDERLATQQRRLAIAKEEFRPGLDIFTRFRSSNADRGVFSSSLFDLGTTTIGLELRLPLDKRAIKEEQAIVERELNILNEERAFQMERIAEEVRSAYRALESTATSLEILTTNLEVAKQNLHIAERMVEEGEGDNRDVLSAQEALTHAEMGIISAKIDLYLATLELKYAMGEDLTTIGSK, from the coding sequence ATGCGTCACCCAGTATTTGCAATATTACTGATAGTCCTAATTATGATTGCGGTGATGATAGGCGCCCAAGCCGAAACAGTGCCAGAAAAGCTTTCGGTAGCGGATGCTGTTAAGCTTGCTCTAACTGCAAATGTGAACTTAAAGAGCGCAAAATCAAACCAGTTAACAGCTCTTTCTAGACTACGTGTGGCAGAATTACTTACTTCCTATTATGTGGGAGCAAACACCAGCTTTGAACGGATGCCTGGCGAGTCTGAGCTCTCTAATTCCATATTTGGAAGCCTGGGCTATGAAAACATGATGGGGACAGAAGCATCCTTGAACATATCGCCATTTGCATCGGGCAATGAGTCGAGCTCGGTAGATTTATCAATTCGCCACCCATTAACTAGACGCAAGGGTCTTCTATCTCCGAAAGCAGATAAAGTTTTGACAGCCCAGAGCGAAATGATTATTCAAGACAAGGAGCTTTACCGAACTCAACAGTCAACCGTGCTTGATGTAATTCGAGCGTACTTCAAAGCAATTGAGGCACGCGAGCAAGTCAAAGTCCAAGAAAAAGCTCTTGAACTTGTTGAGCAATCGGCAAGATTCGCCAAACGGCGGGAAGAGGCCGGATTTGCAAGAGGCATCGACGTATACAGAGCAGAAGTTCAAGTTCAGCAGACTCGTGAGAGATTAAACAGCCAACGCGAAGCAGCAAAGGCAGCCATCGACCGCTTAATGTTAGCAATCGGTGTTGGTATTGGCAAAACTCCCGAGCTAATTGATCCTGTGCCAGAGGTCAATCCCGAAGTTCCCACACTTGAAGAAGCCATTGCGCAGGCTCTCAAGAATCGCGTCGAGCTATCGGTTTACGATGAGCGCCTAGCAACTCAGCAACGAAGACTTGCCATTGCCAAAGAAGAATTTCGACCTGGCCTTGATATTTTCACAAGATTCCGCTCCTCAAACGCCGATAGAGGCGTTTTCTCATCATCCTTATTCGACCTAGGTACCACCACTATTGGGCTTGAGCTTCGATTACCTCTAGACAAACGAGCGATTAAAGAGGAACAAGCAATTGTCGAACGTGAGCTAAACATATTAAACGAAGAACGTGCCTTTCAGATGGAGCGAATCGCCGAAGAAGTTCGCAGCGCATATCGTGCGCTTGAATCTACAGCTACCTCACTTGAAATACTAACCACAAACTTGGAAGTTGCAAAGCAAAACCTTCATATTGCTGAGCGGATGGTAGAGGAAGGCGAAGGTGACAACCGAGATGTTTTGAGTGCACAAGAAGCACTCACCCATGCGGAGATGGGAATCATCTCCGCCAAAATCGACTTGTATCTAGCAACGCTAGAGCTCAAATACGCGATGGGAGAGGATCTTACAACGATAGGTTCAAAATGA
- a CDS encoding ABC transporter ATP-binding protein codes for MPLILIQNLVKTYRIGSIEIPALRGVSFKIDRGEFVAIMGPSGSGKSTLLNIIGCLDRPTSGTYILDGQDVSKLSDASRAAIRNRKIGFVFQSFNLLPRLTALDNTLLPLMYAGRRRDSKLGRRILESVGLGGRIWHTPMQLSGGEQQRVAIARALVNDPPLILGDEPTGNLDTATGIEIMAIFQRLNEQGRTVVIVTHEHDIARYCKRILRFRDGLLESDEPVNDQIIIEPREVSI; via the coding sequence ATGCCACTAATCTTAATTCAAAACTTAGTAAAAACATACAGAATTGGTAGTATAGAAATACCTGCTCTACGAGGAGTCTCATTTAAAATCGACCGGGGCGAGTTTGTGGCAATAATGGGCCCCTCTGGGTCCGGCAAGTCTACATTGCTTAATATTATTGGCTGCCTTGACCGGCCGACGTCGGGAACATACATCCTTGATGGGCAAGACGTAAGCAAGTTGAGTGATGCATCACGCGCGGCGATTCGGAACAGAAAGATAGGCTTCGTATTTCAGAGCTTCAACCTTCTGCCTCGTCTTACGGCGCTCGATAATACCTTGTTGCCCCTAATGTATGCTGGACGCCGGCGCGACAGTAAATTGGGGCGGAGAATCCTTGAATCGGTGGGATTGGGTGGAAGGATATGGCATACACCAATGCAATTATCCGGTGGCGAGCAACAGCGGGTGGCTATTGCGAGAGCGCTCGTCAACGACCCGCCCTTAATTCTTGGCGACGAACCGACCGGAAATCTAGACACCGCTACAGGCATCGAAATCATGGCGATTTTTCAACGTCTCAACGAACAAGGAAGGACGGTTGTCATAGTCACCCATGAGCATGACATCGCGCGATATTGCAAGCGCATACTTCGTTTCCGTGACGGCCTACTTGAGTCCGACGAGCCAGTCAACGACCAAATTATAATCGAACCCCGCGAAGTCTCCATATAA
- a CDS encoding SDR family oxidoreductase, with the protein MEHALITGGAGFLGSHLCDLLLEKGYAVTVMDNLITGTTDNIVHHLGKESFSFIKYDVTEYLFLKEKADFVFHFASPASPIDYLRYPIQTLKVGSLGTHKTLGLATAHKAKYILASTSEVYGDPQVHPQTETYWGNVNPVGPRGVYDEAKRFAEAMTMAYHNTHNVDTKIARIFNTYGPRMRRDDGRLVPTLITQALKGEPLTIYGDGRQTRSLCYVSDLIEGIYRLALSDEHEPVNLGNPEEITIIDFANLVLKLTGSKSKITFAPLPADDPRQRRPDISKAKRILKWEPKVSLEEGLVKTIEWFHLKMKEERTI; encoded by the coding sequence ATGGAGCATGCACTAATAACTGGCGGGGCAGGGTTTCTTGGATCTCACCTATGCGACCTTCTACTCGAGAAGGGCTATGCAGTTACGGTGATGGATAATCTAATTACCGGAACTACTGATAATATCGTCCATCATCTTGGCAAAGAGAGTTTTTCATTCATAAAATACGACGTAACGGAATACCTTTTTCTAAAGGAAAAAGCAGACTTTGTTTTTCACTTCGCTTCACCTGCGAGCCCAATTGATTACCTACGATACCCCATTCAAACACTCAAGGTTGGCTCACTTGGCACCCATAAGACCCTAGGACTTGCGACCGCTCATAAAGCAAAGTACATCCTAGCGTCAACGTCGGAGGTTTATGGCGACCCACAAGTGCATCCTCAAACAGAAACTTATTGGGGCAACGTTAATCCAGTTGGCCCAAGGGGCGTCTATGATGAAGCCAAGCGGTTTGCAGAAGCAATGACAATGGCATATCACAACACACACAACGTGGACACGAAAATTGCTCGCATATTCAACACCTATGGCCCGCGCATGCGGAGAGACGACGGAAGGCTGGTTCCAACGCTCATTACCCAAGCTTTGAAAGGCGAGCCACTTACAATCTATGGCGATGGCAGGCAGACACGAAGCCTTTGTTACGTTTCAGACCTAATCGAGGGCATTTACCGACTCGCATTATCTGACGAGCACGAACCAGTCAACCTTGGCAATCCGGAGGAAATCACAATTATTGACTTTGCTAACTTAGTTCTAAAGTTGACGGGAAGCAAATCCAAGATAACTTTCGCACCTCTACCTGCTGATGACCCTCGACAACGCCGCCCAGATATTTCCAAGGCAAAGCGCATTCTAAAATGGGAGCCGAAAGTAAGTCTTGAAGAAGGATTAGTAAAAACCATCGAATGGTTTCACTTAAAAATGAAAGAGGAAAGAACAATTTAA
- a CDS encoding DUF362 domain-containing protein yields MEPIVAITKAQTPYSEGTILNAVRQALNLIKSDNLIQSGHTVLIKPNIFAPNPAPMTTDPRVVAALIKIAQEAGARLVLVGEGRSISTAKFRKANNTTRACSEVVGMTAAVEAAGGKMVFFDEEEWLETDVVGGLVLNKVRIPRPVLEADVLINVPVMKIHSLTLVTLGIKNMHGAISDEDKLFGHSYNELPSKLTDFLRVRKPDLTVLDGITALEGDHAEEGTPVDMGIIIASRDVVALDAVASSVMGFDTMEIDTTKIAHEQGLGMGDLSRITVIGESVESVRRHFARPNIAFDSELFPGLKIIAGEYCRSCQYYIRRGLDKLAKEGVFDGSREITLILGKEPPVPEKLPGKVIMLGDCCLSSKSIRRLRDHLLLEGRLEAEYACPPMRFRIRAKEMIS; encoded by the coding sequence ATGGAACCAATAGTCGCAATTACAAAGGCCCAGACCCCATACTCCGAAGGTACAATACTCAACGCGGTAAGACAAGCCCTAAATCTCATAAAATCGGACAATCTAATTCAAAGCGGGCATACGGTCCTAATCAAACCTAATATTTTCGCCCCAAATCCAGCGCCAATGACAACCGACCCAAGGGTTGTGGCTGCCCTAATAAAAATTGCTCAAGAGGCAGGTGCCCGCTTGGTACTTGTCGGCGAGGGGAGGAGCATTTCTACCGCCAAGTTCCGAAAGGCAAACAATACAACGCGCGCTTGCTCCGAAGTGGTTGGCATGACTGCTGCAGTCGAGGCTGCAGGCGGAAAAATGGTTTTCTTTGACGAAGAAGAATGGCTTGAAACCGACGTCGTCGGAGGGCTTGTTTTAAACAAAGTTCGCATTCCGCGGCCAGTACTAGAAGCCGACGTCCTAATCAACGTGCCGGTCATGAAAATCCATAGCCTCACTCTCGTAACACTCGGAATTAAGAACATGCACGGAGCAATCTCAGATGAGGACAAACTTTTCGGGCACAGCTATAACGAGCTCCCTTCCAAACTTACCGACTTCCTCCGAGTCAGAAAGCCAGACCTCACAGTCCTGGATGGCATTACGGCACTAGAGGGTGACCATGCTGAAGAGGGCACGCCAGTGGACATGGGCATTATTATAGCCTCACGCGACGTTGTCGCTTTAGATGCCGTTGCCTCCTCGGTAATGGGATTCGATACAATGGAAATTGATACCACAAAGATTGCACACGAGCAGGGTCTCGGGATGGGCGATCTATCCAGGATTACTGTAATTGGAGAAAGTGTAGAGTCTGTCCGCAGGCATTTCGCCAGGCCGAACATTGCCTTTGATTCAGAATTATTTCCTGGCTTGAAAATCATCGCGGGAGAATACTGCCGATCATGTCAATACTACATTCGAAGAGGCTTAGATAAGCTAGCCAAAGAAGGAGTTTTCGATGGAAGCCGCGAGATTACTCTAATCCTCGGCAAGGAACCCCCTGTTCCCGAGAAGCTTCCTGGAAAAGTAATAATGCTCGGCGACTGTTGCCTTTCTTCGAAATCAATACGACGATTGAGGGACCACCTGCTCCTTGAAGGGCGGCTTGAAGCAGAGTACGCTTGTCCGCCAATGCGGTTTAGGATACGTGCAAAAGAAATGATAAGCTAG
- the groES gene encoding co-chaperone GroES encodes MLKPIGDKVIVKPKAEEEKTSGGIILPDTAKEKPQEGTVIAVGPGKILENGERKPMTVKEGDTVIYSKYGGTEVTVEGEDYIILDEDSILAIRT; translated from the coding sequence ATGTTAAAACCCATTGGTGACAAAGTGATTGTGAAACCCAAAGCCGAAGAGGAGAAGACCTCAGGTGGAATCATCCTGCCAGATACTGCCAAAGAGAAGCCACAGGAGGGCACAGTGATTGCCGTTGGACCCGGAAAAATTTTGGAAAATGGCGAGAGGAAGCCCATGACAGTAAAAGAGGGTGACACCGTCATCTATTCGAAATACGGAGGCACCGAGGTAACCGTCGAAGGTGAGGATTACATAATCCTAGATGAGGATTCCATACTTGCAATTCGAACATAA
- a CDS encoding sigma-70 family RNA polymerase sigma factor, translated as MMHAATNQARETDEELMARFQAGDSSAMEELFARFQKPLFNFFFRMVGRRETAEDLVQETFLKVCRFGQTFRGSDAKFTTWLFSIAGNQCRDYLRHRARRPETMLDDNIELNHSDNQIGPYSATGNSSVENHLIRVELRNAIEEAINTLPEKERTAIILREYHDMEYKEIADVLGCPIGSVKVLIFRARQKLKERLGYLKAPA; from the coding sequence ATGATGCATGCGGCAACGAATCAGGCCAGGGAGACCGACGAGGAACTAATGGCGAGGTTCCAGGCGGGCGACTCATCAGCCATGGAGGAGCTTTTCGCTAGGTTCCAAAAGCCACTGTTCAACTTCTTTTTCCGAATGGTGGGCCGTCGGGAGACTGCGGAAGATCTCGTTCAGGAAACATTCCTGAAAGTTTGTAGGTTTGGACAGACCTTTCGCGGTTCAGATGCAAAGTTCACAACTTGGCTTTTTTCTATTGCTGGAAACCAATGCCGAGATTATCTCAGGCATCGAGCAAGACGTCCTGAAACAATGCTTGACGACAATATAGAATTAAATCACTCGGATAATCAAATAGGGCCTTACTCTGCAACAGGCAATTCATCTGTTGAAAATCACTTGATTCGAGTTGAGCTTCGGAATGCAATCGAAGAAGCGATAAACACACTTCCAGAAAAGGAGCGAACGGCAATCATCTTAAGAGAGTATCACGACATGGAATACAAAGAGATTGCCGATGTTCTTGGCTGCCCAATTGGAAGCGTGAAGGTATTAATCTTCCGCGCCAGGCAGAAGCTCAAGGAAAGGCTAGGATACCTAAAGGCTCCTGCATAA